TGGGGATTGGCATATCTTGAATCGCTGGTGCGGGCTGCTGATGCGCTGGCATCACAAGCGCTCGGTTCAGATGGCGTGGTGCAGCAAGCGAATGTCACGGGTAAGGTTGCGCGATGAACACAAAGTACGACCACGTCATCCGCGTCCGCGTGGACCCGACAAACCCCGGTCAATTCTTCGCATGCTGCGGGTTATTGGAATTGGCCGAACGTTTATGGAAAGAATGTGAAGGGTGGTTTGAAAAGGGAATGTTTCATCTTCGCACGTTTGGGGATGGAGAAGATAGAACATTGAGTTCGCTGCTGTGCAAGGTATCAAAGACGCCTCTTAGGCAGATTGACACTGAGGACGACTTCTCATCTCCAATGGAGTTACCCACTCCATTCGGGCTACGAATTGATTGGTGGAAAGACGAAGACACGGGTGGGAATCAGCTTAAGGTGTGGGCAGGAAGCATGCGAAGCGTGCGGATCGCGCGAGCGATGCAAGCCACACTGAGTCGGACTGAGTTACACAACGAAGGCCTATTTGAATACGGTGCCGTCGTGTATGACCCACAAGAGCCAGATAAAAAGGTCGAGCCTTTCTACTTCGATGCCCGTCGCGGATCGAATGCCTTAGCGATCGATATTGGGTTCATGCCTGACAGCCTCAGCATGACGACCGTTGCCTATCCGACAGTGGAATTTCTCTGCCTCGTGGGGCTACAGCGTTTTCGGCCAATGCCGACCGATACGAGACGTGTTTTTGATTACTCCACCTGGCAGGTACCACTGGCGACTCAAGTGGCGCCTTTAGCCGCGTGTGGTGGTTTGCCCCACGCCAGCGATTGCAGCTACCGGTTTCAGATTGCCTTTCGCACAGATAAAAGGAAGCACAAGGCCTTTACCCCAGCGACACCTCTTGAAAGGAGCGAATTATGAGTGACGTGCTGACGAAGTATGATGCGTGGCTGGAAGACACCGGTCCAGCCGCAGTGGTCATCCGAGAATACCTGATGCCGGTCGAAGGGCATGATGGTGTCGTCTTTCCAGCGACCTTTGCGGCCGGTGATGGTTTCCCAGGTGGATACAACATTGACACTTTCCCTGACGGGACAAACGTGTGCCTGATAGATAGCGTAGGCTCGCAGGCCAACCGGATCGAGCCGTTGTTCGCCAAGAACGGCTACGCGGGTTTGGTGCCGCAGATCGTCATTAAGGCTGGCGAGAAGCGCGTGAATCTCCTTGAAGCCGGACACCGCGCGGGTGATGCGATCATTCGCTGCTCGGCTTTAAAGCAGGAGTTGCAATCTGCCTTCAAGAAGGTGATGAACGGTAACGCCGAGCTATTGGCCAATGTCGCACCAACTTCAATGGTGTTCGGTGTGTGGGACTCCCGAGACACACAGGCGAAGCTACCTCGGCTTCTCTCGTCAGCAGTTCGCGCTTTTAATGTCCGAAAGCTAACCCGATCAGCTCAATACGTTCCGGCAGTCGAATATGTGAACGAGGATCTGCTAGAGCTACCTTCCGACCAAAGGACAAAAGATGCCTATGCCGTACGAGGGTTTATCCACGTTCCGGCCGCAGGAACACATGGCGGTGTGATTGCGACGGGTGGCATCCGTCGCGATGCGACTCTGCACCTTGCCGCCTTGCGTCTGTTGACTGCGGACCAGGATAAAGAGAAGACCCGCGCCTTGCGTCGGTACGTGTTGGGGCTTGCTCTAACGGCGTTCACCTATTCGCCAATTGGGTATCTCCGACAGGGCTGCAATCTTGTACTCGACCCGGACAAGAAACGGGAGTTCAAGGCGGTCTATCACGACGGCAGGCGTGAAGATGTGGACGTGAAGCATAAAGAGGCTTCCGATTACGCCAAGGATGCGGCGAAGGCTTTCGGCATCGACACAAATCGCAAGATAGACGATTGCAAGCCTCCCGACCGCGAGGTCGAGTTTGACAAGGAACTCGCAAAGAAAGATGTGGCCGGTGATGATGCTGGTGAGGGAGGACGAAAAGCGAAAGGGAAGAAGGCGAAGTGACGAGAAGCAGTATGCTCACACACTTTTGCATATCCATCCGTTTGCTCAACCGCGCATTTCACGGTCGGAAAGACCGCCGCGTCCCAGAATGGCCGCCGTCGCCGCTTCGCGTTTATCAAGCCCTGGTTGCTGCGGCTTCCAGAATGGGAGAAAACGCGTTAGGTGTCGGCGACACCCGATCGGCTTTAACCTGGCTGGAGCGAAGAACGGCTCCGTCCTTGATTATTGCGCCGCAGGCGTATTCTTCCAGCCCCAATGGAAAGCGTCACGGACATGTGCTCTCAGTGCCCAATAACGCGATGGATATTGTCGCGAGAGCATGGGGTCGAGGAAATCTAGCTGGAACAGGAGACACCGATCCAGCAACCCATCGCACCATGAAAACTGTGCATCCAACGCATCTGCTGGACGGTGACACAATCCATTACCTGTGGTTCCTTCCTGATCCTGCGTCCAACGGGGACGGCGTGTACCCAGACGTTTTGGCCAAGATTGCCAGCAATCTTGCGGCTCTTGGCTGGGGCATCGATATGGCGATTGGGCATGCGGCGCTCCTGTCTGATGAGCAAGTGAGAGCGTTATGCGGAGAACGGTGGGTACCCGGAAGAGAAGGAGTCGAAGATGGGCTTCGCGTGCCGACGTCCGGGACACTCAACGCGCTCATCGATCGACATGAACGCTTTCTCATGCGGGTGCGGCCGAATGAAACGTTCGATCCCACCCCACCATTGCCGGACTCTGCTTACAGGAGAATCGAATATCGAAGGGCCACTGATCCACCGAGGAGGATCGTCGCAGCGTTTTCACTCCTCAAGCCAGATGCCAGCGGCTTCCGGCCATTTGATACGGTGCGTAGCAACCTTACCCTTGCCGGAATGATGCGGCATGCCGTGACATGCGCCACTCGTCGAGCTGGGTGGCCTGAGTCGAAGATAGCTGCTTTCGTTCTTGGGCATCGTGAATCTAAAAATGAAAACCACATTCCTGTAGGATCTCGACGATTTGTCTACCTACCGCTTCCCAGTATTGAAGGACGGGGCGAGGGGAACGCGCGTGTCGTTGGAAGCATCCGCCGAGTCCTGCTGACCGCATTCGCCGATGACTGTGCGGATGAGATTGCGTGGGCACGGCGTGCGTTGTCAGGGCGTGACCTTGTTAACGAGGACAGTGGGCAATCCGTGGCGTTGCTCTCGCTTCTGCCCGGCAATGAAAAGATGATCCGCTGTTATGTCGAGCCTGCTGACACATGGGCCACTGTGACGCCAGTAGTTCTTCCTGGTTATGACGACCCGTCACACTATCGGAGGCGATTAAAGAAAGGGGTCGAGGCTGAAGAGCAGAAGCGGCTGCTGGAACGTCTGAATGAGAGAATCGACGGACTGCTCCGCAACGCAATTGTCCAGGCTGGCTTTTCCAAAGAATTGGCGGACCACGCCGAACTTGAATGGCGCAAGGTTGGGTTCTGGGCTGGAACCGATCTGGCCGATCGTTATGGTGTGCCCGATCATCTCAAGCGTTTTCCCAGAATACATGTGAGACTTCGATGGTGTGATACACAGAATAGACCTGTCGCTGTTCCAGGGCCTATCTGTCTTGGCGGGGGACGATTCTATGGCCTGGGCTTGTTTGCGGCTGAATAGATGCCACACCGACTCCCGGCCATTCCTCCCACTTCGGCCTCGGGCAGTTCGTGCCCGTGGAAGGTTGTGAAACGCAAAACATGAAACGGGAGAGAGTGGGCGAAGATGAAAGCCTGAACGCTGAACACGGACGAATGACGATAGACGGGTGACGAATCGTGCAGTGAGGATGGCGCGTCAACGGCGGAGGAAAAGCTGTTGCGTGACAAGCGGACGGGAGAAAAAGCGCCAATCATGGACTGGCGCCGGATCGAAGTGCTGGACGACGCGATGGCCGAGGTGCTGCGCCGGAAAACGCCGGCCGAACGCCTGGCGATCGGGTTTGGGCTGTGGCGATCGGCGAGAAAGATGTTACGGGGACAATTGGCATCGCTGCATCCGGAGTGGGATGCCCAACGGCTTGAGCGTGAAGTCGCCCGGAGGCTCTCGCATGGAGCTGTATGAATTATTGGCGCAGGTGGTGGAGACTTTCGAACGGCTCCATATTCCCTATCTGTCCATGGTAGTTGGAGCATGAATGAAATACAAGATTGAGTTCAAGCCAAGAGCGATCAAGGATTTGAAAACCATGTCTTTGCGTGAGCGTGAAAGGGTTGTCGCGAAGGTGGAAGCACTACAGACCGATCTTGCTGGAGATGTGAAGCGCCTGACTAACTTCACACCGGAATACCGGTTGCGCGTGGGGGACTACCGTGTGCTGTTTCAGGTTGAGGACGACAGGGTGATGATCTTTCGCGTATTGCCTCGTGATAAAGCCTATCGTTAAGTCCTGAGGAGAAGTCTATGATGACCTTACATCCTGAGATTCTGATCAAAGACGGGAAAAAACAGTTTGCCGTGCTGCCCTATGAAGAGTTCGTGTCATTAAAAGAACGGTTGGAGGACATGGAAGACCTTTTGCAACTCCGCAAAGCGAAGAAGGCAGAAGGCCGGAAACGATCCGTGTCCCTCTCCCGTGTGAAGCGTGAACTTGGGTTGAAGTAAGGCATCTTCCAGTCCATCGGTCCATCGCGCTGTTTCGGCCTGGGCGGTTCGTGGCGATCGGCACGGTGCGTGACGAGGGAGTCACCTTCACCCTGGCCTTCTCCTCGCAAGGATGAGGAGATCGCAGGCAACTCGAAGCGAAGATGCGTAACTAAACGATGATAGGTCTGGCCTATGGAGGCCTTCGTTCTTTGACAACTGAATATTTCCATCGCTCCTGCCGAAAAGGGGGGTATGGAAATGGAATCACCGGACAAATTAGCGGGGAGCGACATCCCGTTGCTCCCCGCTCGGATGGTCAACGAATTCACCTACTGTCCTCGCCTGGCCTATTTCGAATGGGTGGACGGCGAGTTCGCCGACAACGCCGAGACGGTCGAGGGGCGGTTTCATCACCGGCGCGTGGACCGGCCGCCGGCGCGCCAGACGCGGCGGACGGCGGGGACCGACTCCAGCGAGGCCGGCCCCGGTCCCGCTGAGGAAGAAAAGGCCGGGGCGATCCATCAGCGGTCGGTCTGGCTGTCCTCCGAGCGGCTCGGGGTGACGGCCAAGATCGACCTGGTGGAGGGCGACGCGGGCTCTGCCGGCGATGGGGTGTGCGCGGTTGTCCCTGTGGATTACAAGCGCGGGAAGCGCCCGCATACCGCCCAAGGCGCATGGGAGCCGGAGCGGGTGCAGCTCTGCGTGCAGGGGTTGCTGCTCAGGGAACAGGGTTATGCCTGCGATCATGGCGTGCTCTACTTCGTCGGCTCTCGTGAACGGGTCGAGGTACCGTTTGACGAGGCGTTGATCGCACGAACACAGGAGATTTTGGAGGAGATGCGGGCCATGACGACGCGCTCCGTGGCCCCGCCGCCGTTGGTGGACAGCCCCAAATGTCCGCGTTGTTCGCTGGTGGGTCTTTGTCTGCCGGACGAAATCGGCTGGCTGCGAACGCCTCACGAGGGGGAAGCCCCGACACTGAGGAAGCTGGTTCCCACCAACGATGATGCCCTCCCGCTCCACGTGCAGACCCCCGGCGCGAAACTCGCCAAGGACGGGGAGTGCCTGAAGATCAAAGATCACGACGACACCATCGGGGAGGCTCGGCTGGTGGAAACTTCCCAGGTCGTCCTGTACGGGGCGGTGCAGGTTAGCACCCAAGTGATTCAGGAGCTGTGCAAGCGAGACATCCCGCTCGTCTACTGTTCGAGCGGCGGCTGGTTCTATGGTATGACCACCGGTCTGTCGCACAAGCACGTTGAGCTGCGGCGGCGGCAATATGCCGCGGCGGCCGATCCGGCTCGGTGCCTGTGCTTGGCGAGACGCTTCGTTCAGGCCAAGATCGCGAACTGCCGGACCCTGCTCCGCCGCAATCACCGGGCTGCGCCGGAGACGGTGATTCAGGAACTGAA
The DNA window shown above is from Nitrospira tepida and carries:
- the cas7g gene encoding type I-G CRISPR-associated RAMP protein Csb1/Cas7g; this encodes MSDVLTKYDAWLEDTGPAAVVIREYLMPVEGHDGVVFPATFAAGDGFPGGYNIDTFPDGTNVCLIDSVGSQANRIEPLFAKNGYAGLVPQIVIKAGEKRVNLLEAGHRAGDAIIRCSALKQELQSAFKKVMNGNAELLANVAPTSMVFGVWDSRDTQAKLPRLLSSAVRAFNVRKLTRSAQYVPAVEYVNEDLLELPSDQRTKDAYAVRGFIHVPAAGTHGGVIATGGIRRDATLHLAALRLLTADQDKEKTRALRRYVLGLALTAFTYSPIGYLRQGCNLVLDPDKKREFKAVYHDGRREDVDVKHKEASDYAKDAAKAFGIDTNRKIDDCKPPDREVEFDKELAKKDVAGDDAGEGGRKAKGKKAK
- the csb2 gene encoding type I-G CRISPR-associated protein Csb2 is translated as MLTHFCISIRLLNRAFHGRKDRRVPEWPPSPLRVYQALVAAASRMGENALGVGDTRSALTWLERRTAPSLIIAPQAYSSSPNGKRHGHVLSVPNNAMDIVARAWGRGNLAGTGDTDPATHRTMKTVHPTHLLDGDTIHYLWFLPDPASNGDGVYPDVLAKIASNLAALGWGIDMAIGHAALLSDEQVRALCGERWVPGREGVEDGLRVPTSGTLNALIDRHERFLMRVRPNETFDPTPPLPDSAYRRIEYRRATDPPRRIVAAFSLLKPDASGFRPFDTVRSNLTLAGMMRHAVTCATRRAGWPESKIAAFVLGHRESKNENHIPVGSRRFVYLPLPSIEGRGEGNARVVGSIRRVLLTAFADDCADEIAWARRALSGRDLVNEDSGQSVALLSLLPGNEKMIRCYVEPADTWATVTPVVLPGYDDPSHYRRRLKKGVEAEEQKRLLERLNERIDGLLRNAIVQAGFSKELADHAELEWRKVGFWAGTDLADRYGVPDHLKRFPRIHVRLRWCDTQNRPVAVPGPICLGGGRFYGLGLFAAE
- a CDS encoding type II toxin-antitoxin system RelE family toxin — its product is MKYKIEFKPRAIKDLKTMSLRERERVVAKVEALQTDLAGDVKRLTNFTPEYRLRVGDYRVLFQVEDDRVMIFRVLPRDKAYR
- a CDS encoding type II toxin-antitoxin system Phd/YefM family antitoxin — its product is MMTLHPEILIKDGKKQFAVLPYEEFVSLKERLEDMEDLLQLRKAKKAEGRKRSVSLSRVKRELGLK
- the cas4g/cas1g gene encoding CRISPR-associated endonuclease Cas4g/Cas1g; the protein is MEMESPDKLAGSDIPLLPARMVNEFTYCPRLAYFEWVDGEFADNAETVEGRFHHRRVDRPPARQTRRTAGTDSSEAGPGPAEEEKAGAIHQRSVWLSSERLGVTAKIDLVEGDAGSAGDGVCAVVPVDYKRGKRPHTAQGAWEPERVQLCVQGLLLREQGYACDHGVLYFVGSRERVEVPFDEALIARTQEILEEMRAMTTRSVAPPPLVDSPKCPRCSLVGLCLPDEIGWLRTPHEGEAPTLRKLVPTNDDALPLHVQTPGAKLAKDGECLKIKDHDDTIGEARLVETSQVVLYGAVQVSTQVIQELCKRDIPLVYCSSGGWFYGMTTGLSHKHVELRRRQYAAAADPARCLCLARRFVQAKIANCRTLLRRNHRAAPETVIQELKHDHLQAGLAESLESLLGIEGTGARRYFSEFAGMLKEAEPGARFDFTGRNRRPPRDPVNAMLSLLYSMLAREWTVVLHSVGLDPYLGFYHQPRYGRPALALDMMEEFRPLIADSAVLTAINNGEIRPTDWIERMGAVTLTPEGRRRLIDTYERRMGQELTHPVFGYQISYRRVLEVQARLLGRYLLGEIPELPAIITR